From a single Nicotiana tomentosiformis chromosome 2, ASM39032v3, whole genome shotgun sequence genomic region:
- the LOC104120108 gene encoding LOB domain-containing protein 36-like, whose translation MSSSNSPCAACKFLRRKCTQECVFAPYFPPDQPQKFANVHKVFGASNVAKLLNELNAAQREDAVNSLAYEADYRLRDPVYGCVGLISLLQHKLRQVQDDLLNAKKELATYIGPSAMLPILQPQGFLQPHHMNNPSSSTMMPFNMNPMLGMPTGVPHGGQLMIRDPQQQQQTIEAQQLAAAMAAREQQEMLRNYELQQQQQQQQQHPSQQQDIVRFNSGFDETGSVTATGFHQMSSSPISASLALGSYENNPYNLIQQPQQEQNNPHHHQQIHLQPQLLLQQPQQQTPQQPETPRQQQRAKSEEEGRSVGPSC comes from the coding sequence ATGTCGTCGTCAAATTCTCCGTGTGCAGCGTGCAAATTCTTACGCCGAAAATGCACCCAAGAGTGTGTTTTTGCACCGTATTTTCCACCAGATCAGCCTCAGAAATTCGCCAATGTCCACAAAGTCTTCGGTGCCAGTAACGTGGCTAAATTACTCAACGAACTCAATGCTGCTCAAAGGGAAGATGCGGTGAATTCCCTTGCCTATGAGGCTGACTATCGCCTGCGCGACCCAGTATATGGTTGTGTTGGCCTTATTTCATTGCTTCAACATAAGCTTAGGCAAGTTCAAGATGATTTACTGAATGCGAAAAAGGAATTAGCTACCTACATTGGGCCATCAGCAATGCTACCAATTCTTCAACCTCAAGGGTTTCTCCAACCGCATCATATGAATAATCCCTCTTCTAGTACGATGATGCCTTTTAATATGAACCCAATGTTAGGAATGCCAACTGGGGTCCCACATGGTGGTCAATTGATGATTCGTGACCCTCAGCAGCAGCAGCAAACAATTGAAGCTCAGCAATTAGCAGCAGCAATGGCTGCAAGGGAACAACAGGAGATGCTTCGGAATTATGAGctgcaacagcaacaacaacagcagcagcagCATCCTTCTCAGCAACAAGATATTGTAAGGTTTAACAGTGGGTTTGACGAAACAGGCTCAGTGACTGCTACTGGATTTCACCAAATGAGTTCTTCACCCATATCAGCTTCGTTGGCTTTGGGCTCCTATGAGAATAATCCTTATAATCTGATTCAGCAGCCGCAACAGGAGCAAAATAATCCTCATCATCACCAGCAGATTCATCTTCAGCCACAGCTGTTGCTGCAGCAACCACAGCAACAGACACCGCAGCAACCAGAGACCCCGAGGCAGCAACAGAGAGCCAAAAGCGAAGAGGAGGGAAGGAGCGTCGGTCCTTCATGTTGA